One genomic window of Bacteroidales bacterium includes the following:
- the rplW gene encoding 50S ribosomal protein L23 yields the protein MDIIVRPLVTEKMNQMGDTLNKYGFMVHKEATKLQIKREVEKLYNVKVADVNTIVQRGKRVSRYTKAGILKGRKSSYKKAIVTLAEGQKIDFYSNI from the coding sequence ATGGATATAATAGTTCGTCCTTTAGTTACAGAAAAAATGAACCAAATGGGTGATACTTTAAATAAGTATGGCTTTATGGTTCATAAAGAAGCTACTAAACTTCAAATTAAACGCGAAGTTGAAAAATTATACAATGTAAAAGTAGCTGATGTAAATACTATTGTTCAACGAGGTAAAAGAGTATCTCGTTATACAAAAGCTGGCATTTTAAAAGGGCGTAAAAGCTCATACAAGAAAGCCATTGTAACATTAGCAGAAGGACAAAAAATTGATTTTTATAGCAATATTTAA
- the rplD gene encoding 50S ribosomal protein L4, with protein sequence MELKVYNIAGEEVGKTVKLNDAIFGIEPNAHAMYLDVKAILANKRQGTHKAKQRNEVSGSTKKLKRQKGTGGARAGSIKSPTIVGGGRAFGPVPRDYSLKVNKKVKLLARKSALATKAKENAIIILESVNFKQPKTKQMVEMQKKLQIFDKKMLLVLNESKNNVYLSSRNLKGSKVVTASQLNTYDILDAKVLAIEEGALAVLEQNLLKD encoded by the coding sequence ATGGAACTGAAAGTATATAATATCGCAGGAGAAGAAGTTGGCAAAACCGTTAAATTAAACGATGCCATCTTCGGCATTGAGCCTAATGCTCATGCTATGTACCTTGATGTTAAAGCAATTTTAGCAAACAAAAGACAAGGTACTCATAAAGCAAAACAAAGAAACGAAGTTTCGGGAAGTACAAAAAAACTTAAACGCCAAAAAGGGACTGGTGGTGCACGTGCTGGAAGCATAAAGTCTCCTACTATTGTTGGTGGAGGCCGTGCATTTGGACCTGTTCCTCGCGATTATAGCCTAAAAGTTAACAAAAAAGTAAAACTTTTAGCACGTAAATCAGCATTGGCAACCAAAGCAAAAGAAAATGCTATTATAATACTAGAATCAGTGAATTTTAAACAGCCCAAAACCAAACAAATGGTTGAAATGCAAAAAAAATTACAAATTTTTGATAAAAAAATGTTATTGGTGCTGAACGAATCAAAAAATAATGTATATTTGTCATCTCGAAATTTAAAAGGTTCTAAAGTTGTAACTGCTTCTCAATTAAATACTTATGATATTTTAGATGCTAAAGTTTTAGCTATCGAAGAGGGTGCACTTGCAGTTTTAGAACAAAATTTATTAAAAGATTAA
- the rplC gene encoding 50S ribosomal protein L3: MAGLLGKKIGMTSIFSAEGINIPCTVLQVGPCVVTQVKTIEKDGYNALQLAFDDCKEKNTPKPLLGHFKKANTNPKRFVRELKAFEGDYKLGDVITAEIFKEDNFVDVTGVSKGKGFQGVVKRHGFSGVGGQTHGQHNRLRAPGSLGASSFPSRVFKGMRMAGRTGNKTVKMINMQIVKLIPEQNILVVKGSVPGPKGSYIIVEK; this comes from the coding sequence ATGGCTGGACTACTAGGTAAAAAAATCGGAATGACTTCGATTTTCAGTGCTGAGGGAATAAATATTCCATGCACTGTTTTACAAGTTGGTCCCTGTGTTGTTACACAGGTCAAAACTATCGAAAAAGATGGTTATAATGCTCTACAATTGGCCTTCGACGATTGTAAAGAAAAAAACACCCCGAAGCCTTTATTAGGACATTTTAAAAAGGCAAATACAAATCCAAAACGCTTTGTTCGCGAATTAAAAGCATTTGAAGGCGATTACAAATTAGGCGATGTGATTACAGCTGAAATCTTTAAAGAAGACAATTTTGTAGATGTAACAGGAGTTTCTAAAGGTAAAGGATTTCAAGGGGTCGTTAAACGTCATGGCTTTAGCGGAGTTGGCGGTCAAACTCACGGTCAACATAACCGTCTCAGGGCTCCTGGCTCATTGGGTGCAAGCTCTTTTCCTTCAAGAGTATTTAAGGGTATGCGCATGGCCGGACGAACAGGAAATAAAACGGTTAAGATGATTAACATGCAAATAGTAAAACTTATTCCTGAACAAAATATATTAGTAGTAAAAGGATCTGTACCAGGTCCTAAAGGGTCTTACATAATAGTAGAAAAATAA
- the rpsJ gene encoding 30S ribosomal protein S10 produces the protein MNQKIRIKLKSYDHNLVDKSSEKIVKTVKTTGAVVRGPIPLPTHKRIFTVNRSTFVHKKSREQFQLTSHKRILDIYSTNAKTVDALMKLELPSGVEVEIKVL, from the coding sequence ATGAATCAGAAAATACGCATAAAATTGAAATCTTACGACCATAATTTGGTCGACAAATCTTCTGAGAAGATTGTAAAAACTGTAAAAACAACTGGCGCAGTTGTACGTGGCCCTATACCACTACCAACACACAAAAGAATTTTTACAGTAAACCGTTCAACCTTTGTTCATAAAAAATCGCGTGAACAATTTCAATTAACTTCTCATAAGAGAATCTTAGATATTTATAGCACAAACGCCAAAACCGTAGATGCTTTAATGAAGCTAGAACTACCCAGTGGTGTAGAAGTAGAAATCAAAGTTCTTTAA
- the fusA gene encoding elongation factor G has protein sequence MAKDLTHTRNIGIMAHIDAGKTTTTERILYYTGINHRMGEVHEGTATMDWMVQEQERGITITSAATTTYWKYNNQEYKINIIDTPGHVDFTVEVERSLRVLDGAIAVFCAVGGVEPQSETVWRQANKYHVPRIAFVNKLDRVGADYYGVIMQMQSKIKANPIPVQIPIGIEEHFKGVVDLIQMKAIIWDDETLGASYQVQEIPSDFNEIAEEWRDKMLEKIAEYDDIILDKYLNNKQNISTEEIYHALRNITLQLKGVPVLCGSAFKNKGIQTLLDAITLYLPSPEDLPAVTGINPIINKEEKRNPSIDDPFTALVFKIATDPFVGRLVYLRIYAGKLNSGEQVYNPRIQRKERITRLFRMHANKQNAIDSIEAGDICACVGLKDVKTGDTVCDDKHPIYLESIEFPEPVISIAVEPINQGDIDKLTQSLSKIAEEDPTFSVKYDESTGQTTINGMGELHLDIVLDRLKREFNLPVNKGNPMVAYKEAFTSSVKHTETFKKQLGGKNKFAEITITIGPSDKGISGLQFISEIADKNFPQEYIRAVERSLKMAMMNGPLASYPIENMKVILHEANHIQGESDVTAFEIAANLAFRAVGQKNSATLMEPIMKLEVVTPEDYVGEVLSDINRRRGMVLETESKLGARIIKAQVPLAEMFGYVTILRTLTSGRASSTMEFSHYEAMPFELAAEIVKKVTGKQLLINQ, from the coding sequence ATGGCAAAAGATCTTACACATACCCGCAATATTGGTATCATGGCACATATCGACGCCGGTAAAACAACAACTACCGAGCGTATTCTTTATTATACAGGCATTAACCATCGCATGGGTGAAGTTCACGAAGGAACTGCTACGATGGATTGGATGGTTCAAGAACAAGAACGTGGTATTACCATTACTTCTGCCGCTACTACTACATATTGGAAATACAATAATCAAGAGTATAAAATAAATATTATTGATACCCCAGGACATGTCGATTTTACAGTAGAAGTAGAACGATCACTTAGGGTACTCGATGGAGCTATTGCTGTATTTTGTGCAGTAGGTGGGGTTGAACCACAATCCGAAACAGTATGGCGTCAAGCAAATAAATATCATGTTCCACGTATTGCATTTGTTAATAAACTCGATAGAGTAGGTGCCGATTATTATGGGGTTATTATGCAAATGCAATCAAAAATAAAAGCCAATCCAATACCGGTTCAAATACCCATAGGTATTGAAGAGCATTTTAAAGGCGTTGTCGATCTTATTCAAATGAAAGCAATAATTTGGGACGACGAAACCCTAGGTGCTTCTTATCAAGTTCAAGAAATCCCTTCAGATTTTAATGAAATAGCAGAAGAGTGGAGAGATAAAATGCTCGAAAAGATTGCGGAATACGATGACATCATTCTCGATAAATATTTAAACAATAAACAAAATATTAGCACAGAAGAAATCTATCATGCACTGCGTAATATAACATTACAATTAAAAGGCGTTCCTGTTTTATGTGGTTCTGCTTTCAAAAACAAAGGAATTCAAACACTTCTCGATGCCATTACACTTTATTTACCTAGCCCCGAAGATTTACCCGCTGTAACTGGTATCAATCCAATAATCAATAAGGAAGAAAAACGAAACCCTTCTATTGACGACCCGTTTACAGCTTTAGTATTTAAAATTGCTACCGATCCATTTGTTGGCCGTTTAGTATATTTAAGAATATACGCAGGAAAACTTAATAGTGGAGAACAAGTTTATAATCCTCGAATTCAAAGAAAAGAACGCATTACACGATTGTTTAGAATGCATGCAAATAAGCAAAATGCTATAGATAGTATCGAAGCTGGCGATATTTGTGCATGCGTAGGTTTAAAAGACGTTAAAACAGGCGATACGGTTTGCGATGACAAACACCCAATATATTTAGAAAGTATTGAATTCCCCGAACCTGTTATTAGCATTGCAGTTGAACCCATCAATCAGGGTGACATTGATAAACTAACCCAATCATTATCAAAAATAGCCGAAGAAGACCCTACCTTTAGTGTTAAATATGATGAATCTACAGGACAAACTACTATTAATGGTATGGGCGAACTTCATCTTGATATCGTTTTAGACAGATTAAAACGCGAATTTAATTTACCCGTTAATAAAGGTAATCCTATGGTTGCTTACAAGGAAGCTTTTACTTCTTCTGTAAAGCATACCGAAACATTTAAAAAACAACTGGGAGGTAAAAATAAATTTGCTGAAATTACAATCACCATTGGACCTTCAGATAAAGGAATATCGGGCTTGCAATTTATTTCTGAAATAGCTGATAAAAATTTTCCACAAGAATATATACGTGCTGTAGAGCGTTCGCTCAAAATGGCTATGATGAATGGACCTTTAGCCAGTTATCCAATAGAAAACATGAAAGTAATCTTACACGAAGCCAATCATATACAAGGTGAATCAGATGTAACCGCATTCGAAATCGCTGCTAACTTAGCCTTTAGAGCTGTAGGTCAAAAAAACTCAGCAACCCTAATGGAACCAATTATGAAATTAGAAGTGGTTACTCCCGAAGATTATGTTGGCGAAGTATTAAGCGATATCAACAGACGTAGAGGAATGGTGCTAGAAACAGAATCTAAATTAGGAGCAAGAATTATAAAAGCACAAGTTCCTTTAGCCGAAATGTTCGGATATGTAACCATATTACGAACTCTGACTTCTGGCCGAGCCTCATCTACCATGGAATTTAGTCATTACGAAGCTATGCCATTTGAATTAGCAGCTGAAATTGTTAAAAAAGTAACAGGAAAACAATTATTGATAAACCAATAA
- the rpsG gene encoding 30S ribosomal protein S7 — translation MRKSRAKRRILLPDYKYNDILVTRFVNNLMYEGKKSTAFKIFYEAIEMLDKKAKEAGIEPLDYWKKALENVTPQVEVKSRRIGGATFQVPTEIREDRKIAISMKNIIQFARKRSGRSMAEKLSAEIIAAYNNEGGAFKRKEEIHRMAEANKAFSHFRF, via the coding sequence ATGAGAAAATCGAGAGCCAAACGTAGAATTTTACTTCCAGATTACAAGTATAACGATATACTAGTTACTCGCTTTGTAAATAATCTAATGTACGAAGGCAAAAAATCTACTGCTTTTAAAATTTTTTATGAAGCTATTGAAATGCTAGATAAAAAAGCTAAAGAAGCTGGAATAGAACCATTAGATTATTGGAAAAAGGCTTTAGAAAATGTTACACCTCAAGTAGAAGTTAAAAGTCGTCGTATCGGCGGTGCTACTTTCCAAGTTCCTACTGAAATTCGCGAAGATCGAAAAATAGCAATAAGCATGAAAAATATTATTCAGTTTGCACGCAAACGCAGTGGACGTAGCATGGCTGAAAAATTATCTGCTGAAATTATTGCTGCATATAATAACGAAGGCGGAGCTTTTAAACGTAAAGAAGAAATTCACCGAATGGCCGAAGCTAATAAAGCTTTTTCACACTTCCGCTTTTAA
- a CDS encoding 30S ribosomal protein S12, whose protein sequence is MPTIQQLVRKGRNKVEVKSKSRALDSCPQRRGVCTRVYTTAPKKPNSAMRKVAKVRLTNQQEVIAYIPGEGHNLQEHSIVLVRGGRVKDLPGVRYHIIRGALDTAGVEGRKQGRSLYGAKRPKKTAAAKK, encoded by the coding sequence ATGCCAACAATACAACAATTGGTGCGAAAAGGTCGCAACAAGGTAGAAGTGAAGAGCAAATCTAGAGCGCTCGATTCATGTCCACAACGCAGAGGTGTTTGTACACGTGTATATACTACAGCACCTAAAAAACCTAATTCAGCAATGCGTAAAGTTGCTAAAGTACGTCTAACTAACCAGCAAGAAGTAATTGCATACATTCCTGGTGAAGGACATAACTTACAAGAACACTCCATCGTACTGGTTCGTGGAGGCCGTGTAAAAGATTTACCTGGTGTACGTTACCATATCATACGTGGAGCTTTAGATACGGCTGGAGTTGAAGGACGTAAACAAGGTCGCTCATTATATGGTGCTAAACGTCCTAAAAAAACAGCAGCAGCAAAAAAATAA
- a CDS encoding elongation factor G codes for MKVYKTDQIRNIVLLGNSSSGKTSLAESILFITGVISRKGDVSSKNTVSDFNEIEQNNGCSIFSSLMQTEFNDKKINLLDNPGFDDFNNAIYSSLKVGDAALLLINAQNGVEVGTQIQMRYIEKFQKPFAIVINQVDHEKANIEHVLENIKSFIGNKAVAIQFPVETGSNFNAIVDVVKMKMLTYKDESGKATISDIPANLMNHAEELRNALIEAAAENDEKLMEKFFEQGTLEEEEIAQGLKLGILNNSLFPILYTSAKKNIGVDRLLEFIGTSMPNPTEVPPLKTVDGKEIKIDPNGPAIAFVFKTSTEQHIGEINYFKVISGELTESIDLTNNNTQTKERLAQLLLVNGKNRVKIEKIIAGDLGATVKLKNTKFNHTLSAAGNDIIIEPIAFPEPRYRTAIKAVNESDEEKLGEALNRMHTEDPTILVEYSKELKQIIVSGQGEYHLNILKWHLDNIFKIPTEYLAPKIPYRETITKAAQADYRHKKQTGGAGQFGEVHLVIEPYVEGMPDPVKFKFGSKEINLSIRGKEEIDLPWGGKLVYYNCIVGGSIDARFMPAILKGIMEKMEEGPLTGSYARDIRVAVYDGKMHPVDSNEISFRLAGRNAFKEAFKNAGPKIMEPIYDVEVWVPSEKMGDVMSDLQTRRAIVMGMNSQKGFEVIKAKVPLAEMNKYSTTLNSITSGRAMYFMKFAEYAQVPGEIQEKLLKEYEAQAKEEE; via the coding sequence ATGAAAGTTTATAAAACAGACCAAATTAGGAACATCGTATTACTTGGTAATTCGTCTTCTGGTAAAACATCATTAGCTGAATCCATTTTATTTATAACTGGAGTCATCTCTAGAAAAGGTGATGTTTCGAGCAAGAACACTGTTTCCGATTTTAACGAAATTGAACAAAACAATGGTTGTTCTATTTTTTCATCATTGATGCAAACAGAATTCAATGATAAAAAAATTAATTTGCTCGACAACCCTGGTTTTGATGATTTTAATAATGCTATTTATTCGTCGCTCAAAGTTGGTGATGCTGCTCTTTTACTTATCAATGCTCAAAATGGTGTTGAAGTTGGCACACAAATTCAAATGCGTTATATTGAAAAATTTCAAAAACCATTTGCTATTGTTATAAACCAAGTTGATCACGAAAAGGCAAATATTGAACATGTATTAGAAAATATTAAGTCGTTTATAGGCAATAAAGCGGTTGCTATTCAGTTTCCAGTTGAAACGGGTTCTAATTTCAATGCCATTGTTGACGTAGTAAAAATGAAGATGCTTACCTACAAAGATGAAAGTGGTAAAGCAACCATTTCCGATATACCAGCCAACTTAATGAATCATGCTGAAGAGTTACGCAATGCATTAATTGAAGCAGCAGCTGAGAATGACGAAAAACTTATGGAAAAATTCTTTGAGCAAGGGACACTCGAAGAAGAAGAAATTGCCCAAGGCCTTAAGCTCGGAATATTAAACAACTCGCTTTTCCCAATTTTATATACTTCGGCTAAGAAAAATATAGGTGTTGATCGTTTATTAGAATTTATAGGCACAAGCATGCCCAATCCAACCGAGGTTCCACCTCTAAAGACAGTCGATGGCAAAGAAATAAAAATTGATCCCAATGGTCCAGCTATTGCCTTTGTATTTAAAACATCAACCGAACAACATATTGGCGAAATTAACTACTTTAAAGTTATCTCAGGCGAATTAACCGAAAGCATTGACTTAACCAACAACAATACTCAAACCAAAGAACGTTTAGCTCAATTATTGCTTGTAAATGGTAAAAATCGTGTAAAGATTGAAAAAATAATTGCTGGAGATTTAGGTGCAACCGTTAAATTAAAAAACACAAAATTTAATCACACTCTTTCGGCAGCTGGTAACGATATTATTATCGAACCCATCGCCTTCCCCGAACCACGTTATCGTACGGCGATAAAAGCTGTTAACGAAAGTGATGAAGAAAAATTAGGTGAAGCTCTTAACCGAATGCACACCGAAGATCCCACTATTCTTGTAGAATACTCAAAAGAATTAAAACAAATCATTGTTTCTGGTCAAGGCGAATATCATTTAAACATTTTAAAATGGCACTTAGATAATATTTTCAAAATTCCGACTGAATATTTAGCACCCAAAATTCCATACCGTGAGACAATTACCAAAGCTGCTCAAGCAGATTATCGTCATAAAAAACAAACGGGTGGTGCCGGACAATTTGGTGAAGTACATTTAGTTATTGAACCATACGTAGAGGGCATGCCCGACCCAGTTAAATTTAAATTTGGTTCAAAAGAAATTAACCTTAGCATTCGTGGTAAAGAAGAGATTGATTTACCATGGGGTGGCAAATTAGTTTATTACAACTGTATTGTTGGAGGTTCTATTGATGCACGCTTTATGCCTGCTATCTTAAAAGGAATCATGGAAAAAATGGAAGAAGGTCCTCTTACGGGTTCTTATGCACGCGATATTCGCGTAGCTGTTTACGACGGTAAAATGCACCCCGTTGATTCAAACGAAATCTCTTTCCGTTTAGCTGGTCGTAATGCCTTTAAAGAAGCATTTAAAAATGCTGGTCCTAAAATTATGGAACCTATTTACGATGTTGAAGTTTGGGTTCCTAGCGAAAAAATGGGTGATGTTATGAGCGATTTACAAACCCGTCGTGCTATAGTTATGGGAATGAATAGCCAAAAAGGATTCGAAGTTATTAAAGCTAAAGTACCTTTAGCAGAAATGAATAAATATTCAACTACCCTTAATTCTATAACGAGTGGACGTGCTATGTATTTTATGAAATTCGCTGAATATGCTCAAGTTCCAGGTGAAATTCAAGAAAAACTACTTAAAGAATACGAAGCACAAGCTAAAGAAGAAGAATAA
- a CDS encoding CPBP family intramembrane metalloprotease → MNPKLKTVMLKGILYNSNISIKFLFSLFIIFTSFLFFYVIGIVIVQLGFGTDIIHHPELLQDFSSPQTIQLLKFFQLIQSLGLFVIPPFLIAFLMYQSVKSFLRFNKVQSKYYVLLTIIAILSFIPFTNLLSYINSFLTLPDFMKNIEEWMRASEENASQLTVNFLKADNIVVLIYNIILIAAIPAIGEELLFRGLLQRLFTEWTKNIHLSIWLAAILFSTIHFQFFGFIPRLFLGLIFGYLLEYTGSIWIPIIGHFTNNLTGVIIGYYLPNENIVNNTHTNLSISAVIYGILGGLVGIFCFWLIIRKTNRVL, encoded by the coding sequence TTGAATCCAAAACTTAAAACAGTTATGTTAAAAGGTATTTTATATAATTCGAATATTTCCATTAAGTTTCTGTTCTCGCTCTTTATTATTTTTACCTCATTTCTGTTTTTTTATGTAATTGGAATAGTTATCGTACAATTAGGTTTTGGAACTGATATTATTCATCATCCTGAATTATTACAAGACTTTTCATCACCTCAAACCATCCAACTACTTAAATTCTTTCAATTGATTCAATCGTTAGGATTATTCGTTATCCCTCCATTTCTTATTGCTTTTTTAATGTATCAATCGGTCAAATCTTTTTTAAGATTTAATAAGGTTCAATCAAAATATTATGTTTTACTAACTATAATAGCGATTTTGTCATTTATCCCATTTACAAATTTACTTTCTTACATAAATAGTTTTCTTACACTTCCAGATTTTATGAAAAATATTGAGGAATGGATGCGAGCTTCTGAAGAAAATGCGTCACAGCTTACAGTAAACTTTCTAAAAGCCGATAATATTGTTGTCTTGATTTACAATATTATTTTAATTGCAGCGATTCCTGCTATTGGTGAAGAGTTGTTATTTCGTGGTTTATTGCAACGATTATTTACGGAATGGACAAAAAATATTCATTTAAGCATATGGCTTGCTGCTATTTTATTTTCAACTATTCATTTTCAGTTTTTTGGATTTATACCACGATTATTTTTAGGGCTTATATTTGGTTATTTGCTCGAATACACGGGTTCTATTTGGATTCCCATAATTGGCCATTTTACTAATAATTTAACAGGTGTTATCATAGGCTATTATTTGCCTAACGAAAACATTGTTAATAATACCCATACCAACTTATCGATTTCGGCAGTAATTTATGGCATTCTGGGTGGTTTAGTTGGAATATTTTGTTTTTGGCTAATTATTCGTAAAACTAATCGTGTATTGTAA
- a CDS encoding ComF family protein, producing the protein MSWLRDFIELIYPRTCGACNIPLLKGEQIICTPCLAELPYTYYHKDKDNPVAQLFWGRVPLQAATSLLYFHKKGRTQHLLHLLKYKGRQDIGIFLGQLLGNQLKDNDDFKTVDVIIPIPLHPKRQKQRGYNQAECIAIGISQSMNVPIETKLVVRNTETKTQTKKSRTERWENVAQVFSIQHQYVTDGKHYLLVDDVVTTGATLEACAQVLLTIPNSKVSIASIAKA; encoded by the coding sequence ATGTCGTGGCTCAGAGATTTTATAGAACTAATTTATCCTCGAACTTGCGGAGCGTGCAACATTCCTCTTTTAAAGGGAGAACAAATAATATGCACTCCATGTTTAGCTGAACTTCCATACACTTATTATCATAAAGACAAAGATAATCCGGTGGCTCAATTATTTTGGGGAAGGGTTCCTTTGCAAGCTGCCACATCGCTGCTTTATTTTCATAAAAAAGGACGAACACAGCACCTTTTACATTTATTAAAATACAAAGGCAGACAAGATATCGGTATTTTTTTGGGGCAATTATTAGGCAATCAGCTTAAAGACAATGATGACTTTAAAACGGTTGATGTCATTATACCTATTCCATTGCATCCTAAAAGGCAAAAACAACGCGGATATAATCAAGCAGAGTGCATTGCCATTGGTATTAGCCAAAGTATGAATGTTCCAATTGAAACAAAATTGGTTGTTCGTAATACCGAAACCAAAACACAAACTAAGAAAAGCCGCACCGAGCGTTGGGAAAATGTAGCTCAGGTTTTTAGTATTCAGCATCAATATGTAACAGATGGAAAGCACTATCTTCTTGTTGACGATGTTGTAACCACCGGTGCTACCCTCGAAGCTTGTGCACAAGTCTTATTAACCATTCCCAATTCAAAAGTTAGTATTGCTTCTATAGCAAAAGCGTAA
- a CDS encoding tetratricopeptide repeat protein, whose translation MNLKIFVIAIFGAWAVNVHAQTINDFYEEGLKLQEQGKYIEAVAKFTDVVKKDKFYHEAWYHRALCYIEQKKYDLAINDLNEAIKAKKDYFEAYLKRSELYLIQNKQQEALNDLNQILRLKQDYLKAYEKRAALYLNMTDKKINTYNDLQKAIELKTQNPWVFNTLADLSIEKGKFDEAIKYLNQALTHAPDNVDAYLKRADCFEHQKDYLNEIKDLTSAINLGKKNETIYFKRAKAYYEKNIHDNALNDLNILVNQYHSKLYEVYIMRGIVYSKLNQPANAVKDFTKAATLKPSEAQAYYLRGLEYAKLGKTKEPLAIKDFNKAIELAPNNSDAYLKRGVYYMNKQKYSEALDDLNKSIKLNPTAEAYFYRGSVLYEQKKYSEGCLDLKKAAQMGYEEAKQRQAEVCPNN comes from the coding sequence ATGAATTTAAAAATATTCGTTATAGCCATTTTTGGGGCATGGGCAGTTAATGTTCATGCCCAAACTATAAATGATTTTTACGAAGAAGGTTTAAAACTTCAAGAGCAAGGGAAATACATCGAAGCCGTTGCTAAATTTACAGATGTAGTTAAAAAAGATAAATTTTATCACGAAGCTTGGTACCATAGAGCACTGTGCTATATAGAACAAAAAAAGTACGATCTGGCAATCAACGATTTAAACGAAGCCATAAAAGCCAAGAAAGATTATTTTGAAGCTTATTTAAAACGATCAGAACTCTATCTTATTCAAAATAAGCAACAAGAAGCCTTAAACGATTTAAACCAAATTCTTCGACTGAAACAAGACTATCTGAAAGCATACGAAAAACGAGCAGCATTATACCTGAATATGACCGATAAAAAAATTAATACTTATAACGACTTACAAAAAGCCATTGAACTAAAAACTCAAAATCCTTGGGTTTTTAATACTTTGGCAGATTTATCAATAGAAAAGGGGAAGTTCGATGAGGCAATTAAATATTTGAACCAAGCTTTAACACACGCTCCCGATAACGTCGATGCTTATTTAAAACGAGCCGATTGCTTCGAACATCAAAAAGATTATCTCAACGAAATTAAAGACCTTACGTCGGCTATAAATCTTGGAAAAAAAAACGAAACCATTTATTTTAAAAGGGCAAAGGCTTATTATGAAAAAAACATTCATGACAATGCACTCAACGACTTAAACATATTGGTGAATCAATATCACTCTAAACTATACGAAGTTTATATTATGCGAGGCATTGTTTATTCAAAGCTTAATCAACCAGCAAATGCTGTAAAAGATTTTACAAAAGCTGCTACATTAAAACCTTCCGAAGCTCAAGCCTATTATTTGCGAGGTTTGGAATATGCCAAACTAGGAAAAACAAAAGAACCCTTAGCCATCAAAGATTTTAACAAAGCCATTGAACTCGCTCCCAACAATAGCGATGCTTATCTAAAAAGAGGTGTTTATTATATGAACAAACAAAAATATTCCGAAGCCCTCGATGATTTAAATAAATCAATAAAATTAAACCCTACGGCAGAAGCTTATTTTTATAGAGGTTCTGTTTTATATGAACAAAAAAAATATTCCGAAGGCTGTCTCGATTTAAAAAAAGCAGCTCAAATGGGTTATGAAGAGGCGAAACAACGTCAGGCAGAAGTATGTCCAAATAATTAA